In the Klebsiella aerogenes KCTC 2190 genome, one interval contains:
- the fliI gene encoding flagellar protein export ATPase FliI — MTARLGRWLNSLEALEQRIARTPTVRRYGRLTRATGLVLEATGLQLPLGATCLIERDGGGGVQEVESEVVGFNDQRLYLMPLEEVEGIVPGARVYARSAADGQHAGKQLPLGPALLGRVLDGGARPLDGLPAPETGYRAPLITAPFNPLQRTPIEQVLDVGVRTINGLLTVGRGQRMGLFAGSGVGKSVLLGMMARYTQADVIVVGLIGERGREVKDFIENILGAEGRARSVVIAAPADVSPLLRMQGAAYATRIAEDFRDRGQHVLLIMDSLTRYAMAQREIALAIGEPPATKGYPPSVFAKLPALVERAGNGISGGGSITAFYTVLTEGDDQQDPIADSARAILDGHVVLSRRLAEAGHYPAIDIEASISRAMTSLIDDEHYRRVRTFKQMLASFQRNRDLISVGAYAAGSDPLLDKAITLYPQMETYLQQGIFERCGYDEACLQLQQLIV; from the coding sequence ATGACCGCCCGTCTCGGCCGCTGGCTGAATTCGCTTGAAGCGCTGGAGCAGCGTATCGCCCGTACGCCGACCGTACGACGCTATGGCCGTCTGACCCGCGCCACCGGTCTGGTGCTGGAGGCCACCGGCCTGCAGCTGCCGCTAGGCGCAACCTGCCTTATCGAGCGTGACGGCGGCGGCGGCGTGCAGGAAGTGGAAAGCGAAGTGGTCGGCTTTAACGATCAGCGGCTGTATCTGATGCCGCTGGAAGAGGTCGAAGGGATTGTGCCAGGGGCGCGGGTTTACGCCCGCAGCGCGGCGGACGGCCAGCACGCTGGTAAACAACTCCCGCTGGGCCCGGCGCTGCTGGGACGCGTGCTCGACGGCGGCGCCAGACCGCTTGACGGCCTGCCCGCGCCGGAAACCGGCTATCGCGCGCCGCTGATTACCGCGCCGTTTAACCCGCTGCAGCGTACCCCTATCGAGCAGGTGCTGGACGTCGGCGTGCGCACCATCAACGGCCTGCTGACCGTTGGGCGCGGCCAACGTATGGGACTGTTCGCCGGCTCCGGCGTCGGTAAAAGCGTGCTGCTGGGCATGATGGCGCGCTACACCCAGGCCGACGTTATCGTCGTCGGCCTGATCGGCGAACGCGGCCGGGAAGTCAAAGACTTTATCGAGAATATTCTCGGCGCCGAAGGACGCGCGCGTTCAGTGGTGATCGCCGCCCCGGCGGACGTATCGCCGCTGCTGCGCATGCAGGGCGCCGCTTACGCCACCCGCATCGCCGAAGATTTTCGCGATCGCGGCCAGCACGTGCTGCTGATCATGGATTCGCTCACTCGCTATGCGATGGCGCAGCGTGAAATCGCGCTGGCGATCGGCGAACCACCGGCTACCAAAGGCTATCCGCCATCGGTATTCGCCAAACTGCCGGCGCTGGTTGAACGCGCGGGCAACGGTATCAGCGGCGGCGGTTCGATCACCGCCTTCTATACCGTACTCACCGAAGGGGACGATCAGCAGGATCCGATCGCCGATTCGGCGCGCGCGATCCTCGATGGTCACGTGGTGCTGTCCCGACGTCTGGCGGAGGCCGGTCACTACCCGGCCATCGATATTGAAGCCTCGATCAGCCGCGCGATGACGTCACTTATCGATGACGAACATTATCGCCGGGTACGCACCTTTAAACAGATGCTGGCCAGCTTCCAGCGCAACCGCGATTTAATAAGCGTCGGCGCCTATGCCGCCGGTAGCGACCCGCTGCTGGATAAAGCCATTACCCTGTATCCGCAAATGGAGACCTATCTGCAGCAGGGAATTTTCGAGCGCTGCGGTTATGACGAAGCCTGTCTGCAGCTACAGCAGCTGATTGTTTAA
- the fliJ gene encoding flagellar export protein FliJ: MKAQSPLITLRNLAQEAVEQAAQRLGQARQAQQAAEQQLTMLLNYQDEYRQKLNSTLSGGMESSRWQNYQQFIATLEQAIEQQRQQLLQWGQKVDHAVKQWQDHQQRLNAYDTLHTRAQNAELQLENKRNQKLMDEFAQRSTQRNTAS; encoded by the coding sequence ATGAAAGCACAGTCCCCTTTGATTACCCTGCGCAATCTGGCCCAGGAGGCCGTCGAACAGGCGGCGCAGCGTTTGGGCCAGGCGCGCCAGGCGCAACAGGCCGCCGAGCAACAGCTGACGATGTTGCTTAACTATCAGGACGAGTACCGGCAAAAGCTCAACAGCACCCTTTCTGGCGGCATGGAAAGCTCGCGCTGGCAGAACTACCAGCAGTTCATTGCCACCCTCGAACAGGCTATCGAACAACAGCGCCAGCAGCTTCTGCAGTGGGGGCAAAAGGTGGATCACGCCGTGAAGCAGTGGCAGGACCATCAGCAGCGGCTGAACGCCTACGATACCCTGCACACGCGCGCGCAAAACGCCGAGCTGCAGTTGGAAAACAAACGCAATCAAAAATTGATGGATGAGTTCGCGCAACGCAGTACACAAAGGAATACCGCTTCATGA
- the fliG gene encoding flagellar motor switch protein FliG, which yields MSLTGTDKSAILLMTLGEDRAAEVLKHLSSREVQLLSGTMAGMSQVSHKQLGEILSEFEDDAEQFAALSVNASDYLRSVLVKALGEERAASLLEDILESRETTSGMETLNFMEPQSAADLIRDEHPQIIATILVHLKRGQAADILAQFDERLRNDVMLRIATFGGVQPAALAELTEVLNNLLDGQNLKRSKMGGVRTAAEIINLMKTQQEEAVIDAMREYDGELAQKIIDEMFLFENLVEVDDRSIQRLLQDVDSESLLIALKGAEQPLREKFLKNMSQRAADILRDDLANRGPVRMSQVENEQKAILLIVRRLAESGEMIIGGGEDTYV from the coding sequence ATGAGCCTGACCGGAACCGATAAAAGCGCCATTTTACTGATGACGCTGGGCGAAGACCGCGCGGCGGAGGTGCTCAAGCACCTCTCCTCCCGCGAAGTCCAGCTTTTGAGCGGCACCATGGCCGGCATGAGCCAGGTCTCGCATAAACAGCTCGGCGAGATCCTGTCTGAATTTGAAGACGATGCCGAACAGTTCGCCGCCCTGAGCGTCAACGCCAGCGACTATTTGCGTTCGGTGCTGGTGAAAGCGCTGGGCGAAGAGCGTGCCGCCAGCCTGCTGGAGGATATTCTCGAATCCCGCGAAACCACCTCCGGGATGGAAACGCTCAACTTTATGGAGCCGCAGAGCGCCGCCGACCTGATCCGCGATGAACACCCGCAGATCATCGCCACCATCCTGGTCCATCTCAAGCGCGGCCAGGCGGCGGATATTCTGGCGCAGTTCGATGAGCGCCTGCGCAACGACGTAATGCTGCGTATCGCCACCTTCGGCGGCGTGCAGCCGGCGGCGCTGGCGGAGTTGACTGAAGTACTCAACAACCTGCTCGACGGCCAGAACCTCAAGCGCAGCAAAATGGGCGGAGTGCGTACCGCCGCCGAGATTATCAACCTGATGAAAACCCAGCAGGAAGAAGCCGTTATCGACGCGATGCGCGAATACGATGGCGAGCTGGCGCAGAAGATCATCGACGAGATGTTCCTGTTCGAAAACCTGGTGGAGGTCGACGATCGCAGTATCCAGCGCCTGCTGCAGGACGTGGACAGCGAATCGCTGCTGATTGCTCTGAAGGGCGCCGAGCAGCCGCTGCGCGAGAAGTTCCTCAAAAACATGTCCCAGCGCGCGGCCGATATTCTGCGCGACGATCTCGCCAACCGTGGGCCGGTGCGCATGTCGCAGGTGGAAAACGAACAGAAAGCGATTCTGCTGATAGTCAGACGGCTGGCGGAGAGCGGCGAAATGATTATTGGCGGCGGCGAGGACACCTATGTCTGA
- the fliH gene encoding flagellar assembly protein FliH produces the protein MSDRINSMPWQPWSLNDLGDAAPAFEPPLPTLDNEALQPDAQAELQQQLAALRLQAEQQGQQSGYADGQQKGYEAGFQQGLEEGRQQGLLEAQQQQQPLTDHWQQLVSEFQHTLDALDSVIASRLMQLALTAAKQVLGQPPVCDGTALLTQIQQLIQQEPMFNGKPQLRVHPQDYERVEQQLGTTLSLHGWRLLADGDLHPGGCKVSAEEGDLDASLATRWHELCRLAAPGDL, from the coding sequence ATGTCTGATCGCATTAATTCCATGCCCTGGCAGCCCTGGTCACTCAACGACCTCGGCGACGCGGCGCCAGCTTTTGAACCGCCGCTACCGACGTTGGATAACGAAGCCTTGCAGCCTGACGCTCAGGCGGAACTGCAGCAGCAGCTTGCCGCCCTGCGCCTGCAGGCCGAGCAGCAAGGTCAGCAATCCGGTTATGCCGATGGCCAGCAAAAAGGCTATGAAGCCGGATTTCAGCAGGGACTTGAGGAGGGCCGCCAGCAGGGGCTGCTGGAAGCACAGCAGCAGCAACAGCCGCTGACCGACCACTGGCAGCAGCTGGTGAGCGAGTTTCAGCACACCCTTGATGCGCTCGATTCGGTCATCGCCTCACGCCTGATGCAGCTGGCGCTAACCGCCGCGAAACAGGTGCTTGGCCAGCCGCCGGTCTGCGACGGCACTGCCCTGCTGACGCAAATTCAACAGTTGATCCAGCAAGAACCGATGTTCAACGGCAAGCCGCAGCTGCGCGTACACCCGCAAGATTATGAGCGCGTTGAGCAGCAGTTAGGCACCACCCTCAGCCTGCACGGCTGGCGGTTGCTGGCGGATGGCGATCTGCATCCCGGCGGCTGTAAGGTCAGCGCCGAGGAGGGCGATCTCGACGCCAGTCTCGCCACCCGCTGGCACGAATTGTGTCGCCTCGCCGCGCCGGGAGATCTGTGA